From Excalfactoria chinensis isolate bCotChi1 chromosome 14, bCotChi1.hap2, whole genome shotgun sequence:
ATTGCTGGTGTTAGAGCACTGTGACTTTAAATCCATTAAAAAGTAAGACTTTATAATGGATTTTAGATGCTTTCAGCCAAAAAGCTGAACCAAGTCCCTGCTGAGACCTCTGGGGTCGGTGACTCCTTCCAGTCCAAAGCGGATTAAAGCTCTCAACAACAAATCTGGCCAACTGGTGCACTTCAGCTATAGCAGGGAAGCAGCGCTCATCGAACCCCGCGCAGTGATCACTTTCTGCCTTATTTAGGTACGTATGTGCGAGCCGCTCAGTTGGACGCAGAAACGAGCTGCAAGTTTCCAGAGGCCGAATACAATGGGTTAAGTGACCTAGTTAAAGTCTCTGTGTCTGTTGGGAGACTTCTTTGATGGTTTTCTTCGTTTTGTTGAGCGCAGCGTTGGCTGAAATAACCGAACCAGGTTATTTCACAAGTTTATCTTGGAATTAAGGGAAAGCCCATTTTCTCCTCGCGCTCGGAAACGTGCGCTCCGCCACTGCTGCTGGCGGGGAAGCTGCGGATCGCCGTTTCAGTTTGGATGTCCCCGAGGCAGGACGGCGCAGGAGCCGCGCGGCGAACGGcgctcctctgctctgcaggcgCGGGCGGCACGCGGTGCTCCGCGCAGAGCACGGCCGGTAGCGCTCCGTCCGCTGGGGGTGCCGGTGGTGCCGGGCCGGGGCAGTCCCAGCAGCTGTGATTCGTCTGAGCGAAcggggaggggaaagggacGGGACAAACGCGGCGGGACGGCGGCTCGGGCAAGTAGGGCTGACACGGATCCGCTGTGGGGCGGTAAGGACCGGGGGCGCTGCCCGGAGCCTCGCTGctccgggccgggccgggccgggtcgGGTCGGGTCGGGGGGCTTTGTTCCCTTTTCAGAGAGTTAAGACGTGCGGACCGGAGCCCAGCGGCGGGTGGGCAGAGCCCCGCACCTGCCCTCGACGGGCCCGAGCCGTATGGCTGCGCGGGGCCCGTTAGCGGAGCCGCCCTGCCCGGCTCCCATCAGGCGCTCCGGCCGCCCCACAAAACCGAGGCCGGCGGCGGTGACCccggggcggcgggggccgcGGCCGCGCGCCCGTGGGGGGAGCGGAGCGAGCGTGTCGCGAGCTGCCGGGCCGCAGCACGGAGATGTTGGGCCGCAGCACGGAATCAACGCGGGGCTCATCTGCCGGGTCTCTGCTGAGAACGGGCTGCTCAGCGCAGCCCACGGTAGCGTTCCGTCCGCAGGTACCCGGctgagaaagggagggagggggagggggggaggggggacgCCCTTCAGGtaaggcggcggcggcggcggcggcggcgggagctGGGGAATGAAGGATGGAGAGGGAAGCGAGGCAGAGCGGAGCCCTGAGGGGATGGGCGGGGAACGCGCTGCTGCCGGCCGTTTCCCGCTGTGGCCGCGGGCTCTGAGCCGGGCCGGGCAGCGCGGAGGACGGGTGCAGCCGGTGCTCGGGGCACGGTACGGGGGTGACCccggggcggcgggggccgcGGCCGCGCGCCCGTGGGGGGAGCGGAGCGAGCGTGCCGCTCGCGGAGCCGGAGAGCAGCCCGGGCTTTTGCGAGGGGAGAACCGGGGAGCTTGAGCCACAGAAACGGGAAAGTTTCAGCTTGAGATGGAGGTCAGGGAAAGAGGGCGGTGTACTGACTGACGTGTCCGGCCTGGGTTCGGAAAGCTGTTCTCGTGCGTCTGTCTTTGAGGAAGAAAACCAGGTGAATTCCTGCTGCTGCGGGCTGTGCGGTCCTGGCGCAGAGGCGCTGCTGCCGGGAGGCTGCACGAAGTGGAGGAGGATCGACTTAACGGCCTCCTCGAATAAGGCTCCTCATCTGAAAAGTCCCGTAGACGCCGAGAGCCAAAACGATAGGAGAGGTTTCGCAGCCTGGTTAACGAGGCAGGTTCTGACTTCCCCTTTCTCCTGTCCGCGGGCTTCTTTCGGGGAGAGCCGGCAGTGCGGGACGAGCTCTGGGGCGGTACTGAGAGCTGAAAGCCTGCTTTGAGCTGACGCTGAGAGCGGGACGGACGGCAGCAAAGCGCCGCGTGCGGCTGGGCTGCAGTTCCTGCGGGAAGAGCTGCTCTCGTAATCCCGGAGCGCTCTCGTTCTTGtcgtgtttgtttgtttgcttgttttattaaCGAACCGCCGCTTTGATAGATGTTAGAGGGACCGATAGTCGGCTTTATTTTTGTACCCTTTGTTGCAGTACTTGGTAGTTATCCGTACTCCAGAATTACAActtcctctttcctttaaagaagaaaaaggaaaaagaacaacaacaaatgatGAGAGGGAGGTGAGGGCCACGGCCACCGGTgtggcactgctggggctgcacaCGTCGCTGGGAGCTGAAGGGGATGGCTGTGGAACAGCCCCAAATCAGCAGTCAGAGCAAAAACTGCAGCATCGCTCACTGAGAAGCGTTGCCTGTAAATATCGGGGCTGGAAGTGTTTGTGCTGGAAGTTGCAATCACAGACTATTGAAATCCGTGTTCCTGTTGCTGAGCCACTCCCTGTGAGCTGTGGTACAGATGGGGAGATCCTGCCGTGGTTTTCCGGCTCAATTGCTGCTCCGTTTGTTTGCTTCTACTGACAACTGCCCAGttcctgtttccttctgtctgaTCTGTTCTCTTAGCGATGAGTTCTTCAAATCTGCTGGCACTCCCAGCTGATGTTTTACCGGCCTTAAGCGAAGAGATCATGGGGTGGTGTATAGCCAGCTACCTTAGCTCTGTGCAACAATCCAAGCGAGccaagcatttctttttgctggtgCCAGAGATTTCTTGGTCTCTGGGAACAAGCCGGGATCGGCAGGTCACTGCCTGCAGGTCGGTTGTATTTGCGGGCCGAGGTGCGAATGAGGTGATTTATCACTCGATGGATGCCCTCCTGTGTTTCTTCGCTGTGTCCTTAGGCACAGGTGTTTCTCCACGTTCTTAGGATCCATTTGTGCCGGTCTTGAGGAAAAATGCTGCGGTTCTAAACTGTGTCACCCTAGACGGATCTGGGCAATACCAGTAATTCGTATTCTATGCATTAAGTATGCGTTACATCTTGGGTGTGGGCAGGTGTGCTTATTGTCtgtcagtgcaggcagctgaaaGGTGTGAGCTGATGGAGGTGGCAGATCCATCAGTAGCAGATCCATCAGCGGATGGGGTGTCAGGAGGGAGCAGGACCGCGGCTCTGTCCACCTCTCTGATTTGGAGAACATCTCAAAACGTCCTTACAGTAAAACTGTCCCTTGGGAGGAAGGGAATCTTGAATCTGTTGCCCTTCCTTGAAAAAGACAAAGGTGTAAGTTAACGTGTGGACCTGAATTTCCTGAGTGCTGAGTAATGCCTGTGTACTCTCGGGATCTGATAGAGAGACCTTGATTTCCCTTACTTTCCCCGTGCTGTCTGTATCTGTGCTGATTGATAAGCAGAGTCAAACTTCCTGATTTGTTCAAAACTTTGTGCATGgtggggagctgtgctgcctgacCAAACGGCTGCGCTGCTATTTGTTTACAACAGAAGATGTTAcctgtattttaataaatacatttctatttaaatcAAATACGTACCAAAGGTTTTGTGGGTTGTTGTATGTAGTTCTGTAACAAGATCAGGAAGTTTTCTCACCAGGAAAGATAGAGCAGCTGAATCCATCTGCAGAGCGGATGTACATGACAGTCCTAGAAGCTTTTCATGCCTGGAAATGTAATGTGGCTTTAGTGCCATTATAAAGGTGTCAAAGTGCGGTGCTGTGCTCTCCAGTGAATGGGAGAATATCCTGCTGCTGGTAGAAttcattgctttgctgtttcctgGTCTCTAGCTAGTGTAAGTACCTCATCTAGTGAGCTGGTTTCACTCCAGCAGTGGTTTGTGAATGCTCTAGTCCTTACCAGATGTTTACCTCTCTTTATGCTAACGTTGTTCTGCTCtgtatgaggagcagcagaCCTCTGCAGCGAGGGATGAACTGGGAAAAGTGCTTTGCCTCCTGCAGATGTTGttctgcctgtgtgtgtgtgcttgtaaTGGAGGTGGTTTGAGTTGGGAAACTGAGCAGATTTAGGTGTTCGTTCTCTCAAGAAAGAAtcacaagcaaaaagaaaaacctggaGGAGGGAGCtgatgcttttgctttctgttaatCCTTCTCTGGAGTCTGGTGACTCGTCTGCCCAAAGTTAGTGCAGCTGGGCATGGTGAGCCAACGTCTGCCTTATTGCATGCTTGGAATACAAGAGGATGtatgaaaagcaggaaaatgaagtGGGGTGGGTACCTGAAACCACTGGTCTTTGTCCTGCTGTATGCATTTCTAAAGGCTTGAAGTGGAAGGGTTGTGagagctggggagcagaagcaagAACTGctcagttcttctctgtgctgagtGGTATTTGGATCTGAAACTCCCAGACGTACGTGGAAATTCTTGTGTATCCATGTGAGCTGGTCTTGTATTTAGTGTGCGTATTGGTCATTCAGTGTTTGCACATCGTGCTTTATCTGCAGGTTGCATGTAAGCAAGCCAGTAAGCTAACCTTTTGGCATCATTTACTTCCTTGTTACgtcttgtctttgtttttttcttacagtcaGTACTTGCCACCAATCTTCCCTTTCGAAGCGTTTGGAAGCAGCATTCAGGAGCGGGCTTTAAGGAGACAAAACCTGTGGGCTGTTTctgcctctgccagcagctcttctgTGCCCATTGTTTCAGTCATGTAAGTTCAGATTATCTTTAATTAGTGAACTATTGCCATTTCATGCAATCACAAAATACCCTGAGTTAGAAGGAACCCACAAAGATGGCCGAGTCCAGCTCCTGGTTGGCTGAGTTCCTCTGATGCAGCTTAAAGCCACTTCAACCATCAGCTACTTCTCTTCAAACATATGTCCTTTCGTAAGCAGTTGGGTAACCTGTTAGAAATTCATCTCTCTCTCATGTGGGTCCATAGGCTCAGTTTGGGTATGATCCGACGTTGGTTtgttcttttaacttttttccttctttgcattCAGATACTGTACATTAGTTGCTCTTCCCAGGCAACTCTGTACCAATGGCATTTTGGAAAATATACGCATATTGTGATTAAGGGTATAAGCTGCTCTGTACCCATTTGCAGTGAGCAAAATACAAATGGAAACTGGAAAGTCTGTCAGTGCCTTTTTGAGGTTGCACAGGGGATGTAACACGTTGCTGATTCGGGCTGCGAGTCTCACCTGAGCTAAAATGCTGAACAAACTTCCTGGAACGTCTCTCTGAtgtctgttttccctgctgtctAATCTTTAGGTTAATGCTTATTGGGAAAAGGCAATGGTTAGCATGCTTATGTTCTGTAATGAGGTAGTAATTGGTTAAGTTGTGTTTAACGTCGATTGAAGCCTGGGTAGGCAGCAAAAATGATTCACTTCCAGCTTAACTGAGTTGTAAAAGACATGAATTGAGTTGGATGTACTTAGttgtttggggtttctttttccttcagtgttaaGTGCCTGTTTATTTCAAATTGCAGCAAAGATCTACATTCTATTTTAGTTATTTGCACTTCACCACAAACGAGGCTCATGTTAGTCGGCAACCACTGTGCAGTCCATtgtatttcttgcttttgcagGAGACTGAAGACATCTGAAGTACAGTTCTCTAGAACTGGGAGAAACTGCCAGTTAGCTTAGTATAGTCATAAGGACACATGATGTCCTGACTGTGGCATTTTTGGTTTATAAGAAGAGGGCTGCTGGTGGGAAGATGGGTAAAAACCGtgaaaagataaagagaaggaagaaacaacaacaatattGAGATCGACTTTTATGTTTTGTCTTTCTGATAGCAGTAAATACAGTTTGTGCTGTGAAATGTGTGCTTTGATCTAATTACTTCCTGCTGTTTGTCTGAAAGAAGTTGCTGCCTTCTCTAAATAAAGTCTTCTGTTATGACATTCTTTTCTGTTATGTTCTAGATATAATGTCTGCTCCCAGTGGCTTTCCTGCCCCATCTGCACCGCCTTCATATGAGGAGACAGTAGGAATCCATGTGAACTATCCTCACCCCTACCCTGTCCCAGAACCTGGCCTCAGACCAGGTGGGAAGGGAATGGACTCTCCCCAGTACTCAGGACAGCCTATGCCAGCAACAAGCCCTGGTAAGCCTTGACTGTACCGCATTAAAGAGGGGTCAGGTTGTTTTCAGAGGTGCTGTGCAGAAACATAAGGGTTGTGGTAGATGTGTTTCCTACCTAGGCAGGAAATAAGATCAGTCGAGTCTCGCGACACATACAGAGCACAATGatataaattatgtattttgcctttttgcagtttttaatACAGATCTATTCTTAGACAATGTGTTCTGTGCTAGGAAACGTCGCggtgttttctttgttgctaTATTTCACTGCTCCGAGCCTCAAGTATTTCTGAACAGCAGGTGGTTGTAGTTCAGAGGAAGCTGATTATCTTCCTTATTTACCCACTGAATAAACACTTTCTTTGTTCAGTTACAGTTCAGACAGTGTATGTGCAGCAACCAGTAGTGTTGTTCTATGACCGCCCAGTTCAGATGAGTTGTCCTTCCTGTAACCAGATGATCGTGACACGTCCCCGCTTTGAGTCAGGAGCATTGACTTGGCTGTCATGTGGTGGCCTCTGCCTGCTGGGGTAGGTTGACTCACATttgcacttcattttctttcgTCCTACGTGACCTTTCAGAGCTTTAAGCTGTAGTGAAGGCCTTGTAgtttcagctttgttgcttTCTCATGCTCTCATTCTGACCCTTGGTGGTTTGAAGAGACTGTACTGGCTGGAAGGCCTGCAGGACCTTAAAGCAGGTTGATAACAGCTGAGCTCTGTAGGCATGTGTGTTCATCCTAAAGCTTTGTGACAGCAGTTTTGTGGGTAGCTTTGGTAGGGAATTTTCAGGAAgtggtttttttcctggaaagaaaTGTGGTTTAACCTTCTTGTGTATGTAACAAGTGGTAAAACAGTAtggtgttgttatttttttctttgcaggtgCATAGCTGGCTGTTGTTTAATTCCCTTTTGCATTGATGCTCTGAAAGACGTGGAACACTTCTGTCCAAATTGCAATGCCCATGTTGGTTCTTTTAAGCGTTTATAGGCAGTGTGTAAGCACTAAGAGTTGATTTGCACCTCTCTCTTGATTAGCCCTTACTGAAGCTCAATGGAAGCTTCATAGTTTTTTCCTGTCCTGTCACTGGAAACcaataaaattaatgtttgtTGTCAGACTGTTTGAATAAGAATTAATGATTCTTTTTTGGGCTCGATAGACTGCTCAGTTCTGCACCAGGTGGTGGCACCTGAATGTTTGCCCCTTTCTGCTTCACGCAAAACAGGCAGGTGATGTTGGTCCAGTTAATCTTGTCTCAATTGTGCAGCACACTGTGTTTGCTTGCTTTACAATCTTGGCACAAACCATGAGGAGAACATCTGTAGAGGGCTGTCGAGCCTTCTGCTTGGTGCTGATGTTACTGCAACAGCAAAGTTCACAAACTGGCAGGCAGTTGCTTGCCTCTGACATAGCTGCCCCTCTGACAAAGGAGGTAATTTGCTCCCCAGTGTTATCAGTTGGGTACTTTTTTCTGAGCACTGAAATTGACTTCAAAACTTTCTATGAAAGACAATCAAACCTGAAGGCTTCTTTCTTCTTGGAAGCTGTGTTACCAAATGGACAACTCAGGTTATTGTGCATCACTGGTGATCGAATGTAGTACCTGAGTTTCCTTGTTGCTTACTCAGAAATTTTTAGTaaatagttctttttttttttttttttttttttttttcccatttttactGCTGATTTATTGActcattttccaaatgaaaggTAACTTCTGTTCTCAGAAAGCTAAGCTGCGTGTGATGGCTCTGAAGgctgaagaattttaaaatggtaGATGTGGTCCAAATAACCTCTGAGTTTGCTTGGGTGATAGCTGGGTGATATCTggctgcagcaagcaggagcagggctgctgtgctAACACTGCATTCATCTCTGTAaaggctaaaaataaatatgaatctaaaaaagcatttattgtttttttttctgctgcgCCTTCTACAAATGTTTGGTATATGGTAAATATTCAGAAGTCTTTCAGCGCTTCAGTTTTGAAATCTCTGAGTTCTGTGTGTCACCAGTGCAGTGACTGGGCCTCGTTAGCTATTCCTTGCATACTGCTGTTGCTTGTGGGTCAGTTTGCGAGTGGTAAAGGCTTCCATGTGTGTCTGAGTCCCGGTAGCTACAGCTGGCAAGGGACTGACGGAGAGAAAGATGTGCTGCTTCTGTAGCTTTCTGTTCTGGGTGTGCACGATGTGCTCACGTTTCTTAtctgctgtgtttggttttggtgttcTCTAAGGTTTTGGTGTTCTCCGAGGCTTGGGGTGATGCTGCTTTGGAGCTTCTTTGAATTCTCTGCTGATGCTGTCACTGATTCTCACATATGTATGCTGTTCATTACTGTAAAGCCATCTTTTCCCCTGGACTTCATGAAAAATGTTCTTGTCAGTTTACCACCAGGGTAAGACAGGAAGTAATGAAGCTCCTCCATACAGAGTGCTGGGAAAAGATGAGGTGCTTAAACTTTCTTGGATACAAAGcctggttttgtgtttttgtgtgtgggCTGATCTATGGAATGCACCCAGGTGACTTGCTTTAAGTTGATTTTAGACTGAGAAATGGAAATTGTTTGGTTGTGCTGAAGTCGCTGgttgtttttaaaacttcatttcaaataaaaacctATTTTCTATCTAGTGCTCATTACTGGGAAGTTCTGACACTTTGGGTGCTTCCAGACATGTGAATGATAAAATTATGTCAAGAAATGTAACTGTGGGTTAAATTTTTCTGTGTCTGTCTTGACCCAAGGCTCTGAGAAGCCACATTCTCTGGCCTGCAGCTGAACTGCTTGCACACCAAGCCAGGTCTTAAAGCGTCAGAATATCTTGGTGCCTATGGAAACAGGTGTTTGGTCTTCTTAAAAACACTTCCTGAAGCACTTCCTAAGCTGTCCTTGAATAGTACTTTCCTACAGCATGCACGGGAGGTGAGAAAACAAGGAGTGACTAGTGCAATGGTAATGTACTGTTGCCTCAGTAGTACCTGCTGTGAATGTGCCTGCTACCTCAGTGACAGCAGGGCTCAGGAGCCGTGCTGCCGAGGTGGCTGTGGTCCTGTGGCCACCTCTCACTCTCCGCAGCACTGTGTGTTGTCTAGCACTGACTGAGTGGCCTCTCCAGCCAAGGCATGGAGGGCAGAGAGCGTGGGCAGGTGTGCATCAGACAGTTGATcttggtgatcttgaaggtcttttgcAAAACGATTTTGTGCCCAGGCCAGTAGTGTGTCTTCTGCCTAAGTAAGTGCTTGGAGTGGTGTCTCTTTATGTGTTTTCTTGCTGAGATGCAGAGAATGTAGGAAGGTGAGGTTGATACGTGCACATCTTTGTTCCAGGATGGCATTGCTCTGTGTTACACTTGGATGGTGTTATCACCATTAGACTCGTGGTTTTAATCAACAGGTCCTGAGCATTCAAATGTAGTTATTTATAATGGCGTGTGAGCCAAGGGggatttcagaaaaaaaaaaaaaaagcaccccAAACTGTTCAAACAAACATCAGTTGAAAGATTTTCAAGAAGGTGTTATTGGGAGGTGTCAAAGAGATGCTATTTATTGcacttttttaaaaagcatttctgaccATTTAACCACAAGggtgttattttgttttgagttgTTTTTGTTACAAAAAAGAAGTTGCCGTGTGCTCAGACAAGTTAATTGTCTTCTGTTGCTCTTCTGAAGAACAGGTAATGGAACACTTGCAGTTCTCCTAGGAATAAACTGAAGTGCCTGTTCTGTGGTGTCAGGTACTCTGCTGCGCAGTTCCAGGGGTTGTATTTCATAGCAAATTCACCACTGTGTCCCCATTTCTCTTATGAAATTCTGCAGTGTGATACAAATGATTTACCTTCAGGGGGACTTTTAATGTGGCTTTGTGGGCTGAGGACCCTCCTGTGTGATATGCCAGATGTTGCaggatttatttctgtgcttgtttcAGAAGCGATTTGTTTTCTCAGGGTAAGTCATCAGACCATACATAGCGAAACCTGCTGATTtcaaaggaaatgctgctgcttttttggtTTGAGAATCTAAAAATCTACTGTTGGTGTGAACAGGTGCCTGTGGGTTGGAGGTATTGAAAGGCTCCATGCCCAGGTCCAGGATAAGGCTGGCATGGGCTGGAGATGTTTTTAAAGGCCTTCTGTGGAGGCCTGTCTTTCTTTGTGAGGCTCACTGGTACTTGTATTTCAAAAAGAGAAAcctttgaagaaataaaaagagccTTTGAGCTCCGGGGCTTTGTAGTGCTAGCAGGGGGGGACATGGAGAGTGCTGCAGGATTTAAATGTGTGGTGTGAGCCAGGGATCTGAGCATGGCAACAGGGAcaaaagcactggaaaacaccaccaacaaagcAGTTTCCATCTCTAGCTTTTCCAGATGGTGTGATAGCCCCCGGCTGAAGTGTTACATGTAACGTTGGGTAATTTCTCTGATGGGACAACCTCAGTGGGGACATCAGTGGGGTAAGCGTCCCATGACGCTGTGCTGGGGGTCACAGCTGCAGCCTTGTCTTGCTGGGGAGCAAAGCTGGGCAGCCAGGCCTGAGGCAGCTGATGGGGTGTTGTAGTGCTGAGTTAAAGACCCCAAGGGCCCCCTGCATGCACTGCGGTTTCTCTTAGTGCTGCTCAGATGTTGATGTCCTGTGCTGGTAATAGAGAACTTCTGTTTTGGTCTTGGATCTTTGAGAAAGCTTGTTTGCTAATCATTAAAGAGAGCCCTTCTGCTGTGCACACCAACTATTGTAAATGCCATCGAGGTGTTGTTAGTTCAGGAAGAGCAATCAGAATGCTGATATGCATAGCCAGGCATTTGAAAGCTTTGAAACATGGCACTGATGAAACACTATTGCACTTTTTCAAAAAACTCACCAGGATGGTTTTATTTGCCAAGCATTGCCTGTGCAGCCGTCTGGGAAAGtgttttcctcctcttgctCATGGTAGGATGTATAGGCCATGTCTGCATCAGGTcctcagcagcagtgaggcaCCTGAACaccagtgctctgcagcctaGGTCTGATAGCTATCAGATGCCTTCTGGTTACCCCGTTTTGTTTCACGGCCTTTGGGCTCAGGCCGTGCTCCAGCCCAGCTCTCACGCCCTTTCTTGGTCGCGGTCTCTCTTGGAGCTGTTTCCTTGCAGGGAGGTTTGGACAGCCTGGGACCTGCATGAAAAATTGAAAATGCGACTTCAGGAGGAAATAGGGTTTTTAACATGAGAAAGCAAGCGAAAAAAGCTCCGATGGGAAATCTGGTTCTTAAAAAAGACAAAGGTTTCTGTAAGAACTTCTGGTGTTTGTGAAGGGGATGAAATAAAACAGCCTTGTTCCAAGGAAGCATTTCGGTTTGAGCAAAAACTCAATGATTCAGGGTGTGCTCATGCTAAGAATTAAGCACCTATTTATGTACTCCAGTGACTCTGGACACTGGTGCCACGCATGGGATTAACATACACTGAGAGAGTACCTGAGTCCTTTGAGAAGGAGCTGGTGTTGGCTTCTGGAACGGCTCACCACTGTTGCCCTAAATGTGAGCGGGGCTGCACCGGAGGACCTGGGCGCACAAGCACTGCTTGTAAACTGCTGATGCTGGGTTCTGTGCATCCcatctgagctgtgctgaggcAGAAATCACTTCTCCCAGTTCTGATGATTCCCTCAAGCTGTAAGGCTGCTACGCTAAATTCTATGGAGCGGTTTCAAAACGTAGTGTCTGAAAAATGGCAGTGGAGGTAAAGGAGACTTTCTCACTTGTTACTTTGGATTGATCGTAAGAAATCTGAAAGATTTGGACTCACCTGATGGTGAATCTGGTTTGAGggaagcaaacagctcctgGTAAACCAGAGGGACTCAGTGGGTTAAGATGTGGCAGAAAGCAAGTCTTAACTTGAGCAAAGCAGATTCCTTCAAGAGGCCCTGGTATGCTTACCTGAGTCCTGACAGTGCCtctgtggcactgctgctcacTGATCCTGTTATGTGTCAGGGGTTCCAGGGAAAGGTAGCGACAAGAATCCGGACCTGGGACAACGAGCACGAAGAGCAGGAGACAGACAGTGAAGCTCCCTTGAGCAGAGGAAAGTCACTATCAGTTCAGCGAACCATGAAGTGCCCGTCTCTGCTACATTGTAAAGGCCTGGCTGCTATCAGGGCTGTACTTTAGTCTTTGTATGTGTTCCTTATCTAAAGTTTAGCCATCTCAGATTTGGGACTTTGGTTGAAGGGATGGGCTGCTCTCTGCAAGCTGGCTTGCTTGTTTCCAATGGCAATACTTTTCCTTTAGCCCCAGATTGGCCTCGGTTTTTAGCATGTGTTTCTGATTAATCACTGTGGATTAGTCCCCAGAATATTCCTGCAAAGAAATGCTCTCACTAGCAAAAGCCCAGAAATGCTGTAAGTTATGTTGCAACTTGTAGGCTTGAAGCAATGGTTATAGCAGCTTTGTCTTGATTTTTGGTGTAGGGCAGCAGTTGGCTTCCCTGAGCTCTGAGGTTGTAACAGGGGCAGGACAGAGGACACCCTGCCCAGAGTGCAGCTAATTAGTGTCCCTCCTTCAGGGTGAATGGAGAAATTGATGGAAACAGTGTGACCGGGACAGTTTATGATCTCACCTGCAAACAACAGGTACAAATCCCGTGCTGGCCTCTTGCTCTGAGACTGTGTGCCCTTTGAAACTGTCAGACGAAAGGTGGTTAAAAGCGTGGTCGGTGCAGGTGATGCACACGGCAGTCCCTGCTGCCCCCTGGTGCtgtgctccgtcaccctcactgtaaagaagttgttgcgcacattcgtgcggaacttcctatgctgaagtttcagcctatttcccctagtcctgtccccacgcactactgaaaagagaccagcctcgccactatggctcccacacttcaggtatttataaacctggatcaagtcccctctcagccttctttcctcaaggctaaacagacccagttccctaagtctcttctcataggggaggtggtccaggcccttcaccatctttgtggccctccgctggactctttccaagagatccctgtcttttttgtactggggagcccagaactggacacagtattccagatgaggcctcaccagggcagagtagagggggaggatcacctccctcgacctgctggccacgctctttttaatgcaccccagaatgccattggcctttttggccatgagggcacactgctagctcatggccaacctgtcgtccaccaggacgcccaggtccctctcagcagagctcctctccagcaggtcttcccccagcctgtactggtgtatgcaattatttctacccaggtgcaagactccacacttgcttttgttaaacctcatccagtttct
This genomic window contains:
- the LITAF gene encoding lipopolysaccharide-induced tumor necrosis factor-alpha factor; the protein is MSAPSGFPAPSAPPSYEETVGIHVNYPHPYPVPEPGLRPGGKGMDSPQYSGQPMPATSPVTVQTVYVQQPVVLFYDRPVQMSCPSCNQMIVTRPRFESGALTWLSCGGLCLLGCIAGCCLIPFCIDALKDVEHFCPNCNAHVGSFKRL